A window from Bosea sp. ANAM02 encodes these proteins:
- a CDS encoding succinylglutamate desuccinylase/aspartoacylase family protein, with translation MTTTRPKPTPRPSSAFLTVDPDREGKQTGFLMIPHSPHDDAWGATRVPIAVIKNGTGPTVIMEGGNHGDEYEGPITICDLIRDLDPGRVQGRLILMPANNVHAVMAGQRTSPVDGLNFNRTFPGDPRGTITQQISAFVSDHILPIGDAFLDLHSGGSSLDIIPSAIVEPTDDPALHKRNVAAVQAFDAPMMVVISNLGEPRTATAAACRAGLVTVGTEMAGAGTVSLEALSVCRRGVANVLDHLGVVVRDKPEPRRGDGQILELPGISAYVYATADGIFEPFHANGTKVSAGEPAGRIHCTWDPARPPEMLHYAADGILYGRRQPGRVKPGNCCLIVAAPYRGTL, from the coding sequence ATGACCACCACCCGCCCGAAGCCGACCCCGCGCCCCTCCAGCGCCTTCCTCACCGTCGATCCCGACCGCGAGGGCAAGCAGACCGGCTTCCTAATGATCCCGCATTCGCCACATGACGATGCCTGGGGCGCAACCCGGGTGCCGATCGCCGTGATCAAGAACGGCACCGGCCCGACCGTGATCATGGAAGGCGGCAACCATGGCGACGAATACGAGGGACCGATCACGATCTGCGACCTGATCCGCGATCTCGACCCCGGCCGCGTCCAGGGCCGGCTCATCCTGATGCCGGCGAACAATGTCCATGCCGTCATGGCCGGCCAGCGGACCTCGCCGGTCGACGGGTTGAACTTCAACCGCACCTTCCCGGGCGATCCGCGCGGCACCATCACCCAGCAGATCTCGGCCTTCGTCAGCGATCATATCCTGCCGATCGGCGACGCTTTCCTTGACCTCCATTCCGGCGGCTCCTCGCTCGACATCATCCCGAGCGCCATCGTCGAGCCGACCGACGATCCAGCCCTGCACAAGCGCAATGTCGCGGCGGTGCAGGCCTTCGACGCGCCGATGATGGTCGTGATCAGCAATCTCGGCGAGCCGCGCACCGCGACCGCCGCCGCCTGTCGCGCCGGGCTCGTCACGGTCGGCACCGAGATGGCCGGCGCCGGCACGGTCTCGCTGGAGGCGCTCTCGGTCTGCCGGCGCGGCGTCGCCAACGTCCTCGACCATCTCGGCGTCGTCGTCCGCGACAAACCCGAGCCCCGGCGCGGCGACGGCCAGATCCTCGAACTGCCCGGCATCTCCGCTTACGTCTACGCGACGGCGGACGGCATCTTCGAGCCCTTCCACGCCAATGGCACCAAGGTCAGCGCCGGTGAGCCGGCCGGCCGCATCCATTGCACCTGGGACCCGGCGCGTCCGCCCGAGATGCTGCATTACGCTGCCGACGGCATCCTCTACGGCCGCCGCCAGCCCGGCCGGGTGAAGCCGGGCAATTGCTGCCTGATCGTCGCGGCGCCCTATCGCGGGACCCTGTGA
- a CDS encoding MmcB family DNA repair protein, with the protein MSLSVSVLNPPPARPDITRIVCRGAARHLRERGYAIVKEMTFANGRRGDIVALSPSGELWVVEVKSGIADYRVDGKWPDYRDYCDGFLFAVAPEFPREILPDDVGLIVADAYGGELLREPPRHPLSAARRKMLTIALARLASSRLAAIEDPEGSA; encoded by the coding sequence ATGTCTCTCTCGGTTTCCGTTCTCAATCCGCCACCGGCGCGGCCCGATATCACGCGCATCGTCTGTCGCGGTGCCGCCAGGCATCTGCGCGAGCGCGGCTATGCCATCGTCAAGGAGATGACCTTCGCCAATGGCCGGCGCGGCGACATCGTCGCTCTCTCGCCTTCGGGCGAACTCTGGGTCGTCGAGGTCAAGTCGGGCATCGCCGATTACCGCGTCGACGGTAAATGGCCGGATTACCGCGACTATTGCGACGGCTTCCTCTTCGCGGTCGCGCCGGAATTCCCACGCGAGATCCTGCCCGACGATGTCGGGCTGATCGTCGCCGATGCCTATGGCGGTGAGTTGCTGCGCGAGCCGCCGCGCCATCCCTTGAGCGCGGCGCGGCGCAAGATGCTGACTATCGCGCTGGCGCGGCTGGCCTCCAGCCGGCTCGCCGCGATCGAGGACCCCGAAGGCTCAGCCTGA
- a CDS encoding LysR family transcriptional regulator, producing MPRNEINRSGEMEVFARVVELGGFSPAARALRMTPSAVSKLVARLEARLGVRLIVRSTRKFMLTEEGTTFHERTLRVLADLDEAERAVAACQIPRGRLRVNANVPFGRHYLLPLVPRFAALHPGVQLDITLSDAVVDLVDERADVAIRVGPLRSSQLVARKLGASRMAIVAAPSYLASHPAPALPRALAGHDLVTFNFVRHSDSWSFMIDGKRCDFPAHGRTTVGDGESARELALAGQGLTRLSLFHIADDIAAGRLVPVLEAFNPGDVEEIHAVYVGHGGRLPARVRAFIDFLVDEIDLRRFATMHEESGSGQLEAALSG from the coding sequence ATGCCGCGCAACGAGATCAACCGGTCCGGCGAAATGGAGGTCTTCGCCCGCGTCGTCGAGCTCGGCGGCTTCTCGCCGGCAGCGCGCGCCTTGCGGATGACGCCTTCCGCCGTCAGCAAGCTCGTCGCGCGGCTGGAGGCACGGCTCGGCGTCAGGCTGATCGTGCGCTCGACCCGCAAGTTCATGCTGACCGAGGAAGGCACGACCTTCCATGAGCGGACCTTGCGCGTGCTGGCCGATCTCGACGAGGCCGAGCGGGCGGTCGCCGCCTGCCAGATCCCGCGCGGGCGATTGCGGGTCAATGCCAACGTCCCGTTCGGCCGGCACTACCTGCTGCCGCTGGTGCCGCGCTTCGCCGCGCTTCATCCCGGCGTGCAGCTCGACATCACGCTCAGCGACGCGGTCGTCGATCTCGTCGACGAGCGCGCCGATGTCGCGATCCGCGTCGGCCCCTTGCGCTCGTCGCAACTCGTGGCGCGCAAACTCGGCGCGAGCCGGATGGCGATCGTCGCCGCGCCTTCCTATCTGGCCTCGCACCCGGCCCCGGCCCTTCCCCGCGCCCTTGCCGGGCACGATCTCGTCACGTTCAACTTCGTCCGGCATAGCGATTCCTGGTCGTTCATGATCGACGGCAAGCGCTGCGATTTCCCGGCCCATGGCCGCACCACGGTCGGCGACGGCGAAAGCGCGCGCGAACTTGCGCTGGCGGGACAGGGTCTGACCCGGCTCTCGCTCTTCCATATCGCCGACGACATCGCCGCCGGCCGGCTCGTGCCCGTTCTGGAGGCTTTCAATCCCGGCGATGTCGAGGAGATCCACGCCGTTTATGTCGGCCATGGCGGCCGGCTGCCGGCGCGGGTGCGGGCCTTCATCGATTTCCTCGTCGACGAGATCGACCTGCGCCGCTTCGCGACGATGCATGAAGAGTCCGGGTCAGGACAGCTTGAGGCCGCCTTGTCAGGCTGA
- a CDS encoding ActR/PrrA/RegA family redox response regulator transcription factor has product MQDAASETDRPGPAADMSLLLVDDDKPFLTRLARAMEGRGYTVRIADSVAAGMAAVEEAAPAFAVIDLRLGDGNGLDVIARLKERRPEARGVVLTGYGNIATAVSAVKLGAFDFLAKPADADEIHAALAAQRDARPQPPENPMSADRVRWEHIQRVYELCSRNVSETARRLGMHRRTLQRILAKRAPR; this is encoded by the coding sequence ATGCAGGACGCAGCGAGCGAAACCGACAGGCCCGGCCCGGCGGCCGACATGTCCCTTCTGCTGGTCGACGACGACAAGCCGTTCCTGACCCGCCTCGCCCGCGCCATGGAAGGCCGCGGCTATACGGTCCGCATCGCCGACAGCGTCGCGGCGGGCATGGCCGCCGTGGAGGAAGCCGCACCGGCCTTCGCCGTGATCGACCTGCGCCTCGGCGACGGCAACGGGCTCGACGTCATCGCCCGCCTGAAGGAGCGCCGCCCCGAGGCGCGCGGCGTGGTCCTGACCGGCTACGGCAATATCGCGACCGCCGTCAGTGCCGTGAAGCTCGGCGCCTTCGACTTCCTCGCCAAGCCGGCCGATGCCGACGAGATCCATGCCGCGCTCGCCGCCCAGCGCGACGCCCGCCCACAGCCGCCGGAGAACCCGATGTCGGCCGACCGGGTGCGCTGGGAGCATATCCAACGCGTCTACGAGCTGTGCAGCCGCAATGTCTCGGAGACGGCACGCCGTCTCGGCATGCATCGCCGCACATTGCAGCGCATCCTCGCCAAGCGCGCGCCGCGCTGA
- a CDS encoding transporter substrate-binding domain-containing protein codes for MRSLFAGLAALAVAAFGAAEAKADKLQDILSKGVVRIGVPLDAPPFGSQDKDRKAIGFDIEMAEMVAKGLGVKLEMQQITGANRIPFLMTDKVDIVISVMGLTPERAKQIQFTAPYANTFLAVYGSKSSTVSSPETIGSARVAAAKGTTQELAISAAAPKASLMRTEDDATAAAAYITGQADLLATNSIVAQALAKQNPNKEFERKFVIRRSPAHMGVQMDQHNLVRWLDSFIFFNTMNGELERLHRKYLDMPMDPLPTL; via the coding sequence ATGCGTTCACTGTTCGCTGGTTTAGCCGCCCTGGCCGTCGCCGCCTTCGGCGCCGCCGAGGCCAAGGCCGACAAGCTCCAGGACATCCTGTCCAAGGGCGTCGTCCGCATCGGCGTGCCGCTCGACGCGCCGCCCTTCGGCTCGCAGGACAAGGACCGCAAGGCGATCGGTTTCGATATCGAGATGGCCGAGATGGTCGCCAAGGGGCTGGGCGTGAAGCTGGAGATGCAGCAGATCACCGGCGCCAACCGCATCCCCTTCCTGATGACCGACAAGGTCGATATCGTCATCTCGGTGATGGGTTTGACGCCCGAGCGCGCCAAACAGATCCAGTTCACGGCGCCCTATGCCAACACCTTCCTCGCGGTCTACGGCTCCAAAAGCTCCACGGTGTCGAGCCCTGAGACGATCGGCTCCGCCCGCGTCGCCGCCGCCAAGGGAACGACGCAGGAACTCGCGATCTCGGCCGCCGCGCCGAAGGCCAGCCTGATGCGCACCGAGGACGACGCGACGGCGGCGGCCGCCTACATCACCGGCCAGGCCGATCTCCTCGCCACCAATTCGATCGTGGCGCAGGCGCTCGCCAAGCAGAACCCGAACAAGGAGTTCGAGCGCAAGTTCGTCATCCGCCGCAGCCCGGCCCATATGGGCGTGCAGATGGACCAGCATAACCTCGTGCGCTGGCTCGACAGCTTCATCTTCTTCAACACGATGAACGGCGAACTCGAGCGGCTGCATCGCAAGTATCTGGACATGCCGATGGATCCGCTGCCGACGCTGTAA
- a CDS encoding ActS/PrrB/RegB family redox-sensitive histidine kinase, giving the protein MSFPDLSAPVLARSSRHLRLDTLVRLRWLAIAGQSLAVAGVHFGLGFPLPFGWCFSIIAISAWLNIALRIRFPLSHRLQDRAATALLGFDIAQLAALLFMTGGLQNPFAILFLAPVMISATALPPQRTLVLGLLAMGLATLLSRYHLPLPWAGDDRPVLPAFYQLGNWAALVLGLGFTGIYAWRVAKEARDLSDALAATELVLAREQHLSQLDGLAAAAAHELGTPLGTIALVARELTRLAPPDGEMAEDIALLREQVERCRGILGKLSSLQDEDAGPLGQLTLRLLIEEAAGPQRPFGTPFEITMTGEKPEPVCRRNPGMIYGLGNIVDNAVDFARSTVTIAAEWSQSRVVLVIADDGPGFPPDVLMRAGDPYLSRGSGEGRAGGGLGLGLFIAKTLLERGGATLEFSNRPAPASGASIRITWSREDFEADLPVEGGTQGERSALHEPG; this is encoded by the coding sequence GTGAGCTTTCCGGACCTTTCCGCCCCGGTTCTGGCCCGCTCCAGCCGTCATCTGCGCCTCGACACGCTGGTCCGGCTGCGCTGGCTCGCGATCGCCGGGCAAAGCCTCGCCGTCGCCGGCGTGCATTTCGGCCTCGGCTTTCCGCTGCCCTTCGGCTGGTGCTTCAGCATCATCGCGATCTCAGCCTGGCTCAATATCGCGCTGCGCATCCGCTTTCCGCTGAGCCACCGCCTGCAGGACAGGGCCGCGACCGCCCTGCTCGGCTTCGACATCGCCCAGCTCGCCGCCCTGCTCTTCATGACCGGTGGCCTGCAGAACCCGTTTGCGATCCTGTTCCTCGCACCGGTGATGATCTCGGCGACGGCCCTGCCGCCGCAGCGCACATTGGTGCTCGGCCTGCTGGCGATGGGGCTCGCCACCCTGCTCAGCCGCTATCACCTGCCCTTGCCCTGGGCCGGCGACGACCGGCCGGTGCTGCCGGCCTTCTACCAGCTCGGCAACTGGGCCGCGCTCGTGCTCGGGCTCGGCTTCACCGGCATCTATGCCTGGCGCGTCGCCAAGGAGGCACGCGATCTCTCCGACGCGCTCGCGGCGACCGAGCTCGTGCTGGCGCGTGAGCAGCACCTGTCGCAGCTCGACGGGCTCGCGGCGGCCGCAGCGCATGAATTGGGCACGCCCCTCGGCACGATCGCGCTGGTCGCGCGCGAATTGACCCGCCTCGCCCCGCCCGATGGCGAGATGGCCGAGGATATCGCCCTCCTGCGCGAGCAGGTCGAGCGCTGCCGCGGCATCCTCGGCAAGCTCTCCAGCCTGCAGGACGAGGATGCCGGCCCGCTCGGCCAGCTCACCTTGCGCCTGCTGATCGAGGAAGCAGCCGGGCCGCAGAGGCCCTTCGGCACGCCCTTCGAGATCACGATGACCGGCGAGAAGCCCGAACCGGTGTGCCGCCGCAATCCCGGCATGATCTACGGCCTGGGCAATATCGTCGACAACGCCGTCGATTTCGCCCGCTCGACCGTGACGATCGCGGCGGAGTGGAGCCAGAGCCGGGTCGTGCTGGTCATCGCCGATGACGGGCCGGGCTTCCCGCCGGACGTGCTGATGCGGGCGGGCGACCCCTATCTCTCGCGCGGCTCCGGCGAAGGCCGGGCCGGCGGCGGCCTCGGACTCGGCCTCTTCATCGCCAAGACGCTGCTGGAACGCGGCGGCGCGACCCTGGAATTCTCGAACCGGCCGGCGCCGGCCAGCGGCGCTTCGATCCGGATCACCTGGTCTCGCGAGGATTTCGAGGCCGATCTGCCAGTCGAAGGGGGTACACAGGGCGAAAGATCGGCCTTACATGAACCGGGTTGA
- a CDS encoding amino acid ABC transporter ATP-binding protein: MSLVEIHGINKSYGSVQVLKDVSLDIAKGEVVAVIGRSGSGKSTMLRCINGLEPIQAGVIRVDGTQVNDPATNLRKLRQEVGIVFQSFNLFPHLSVCDNITLAPRVVKKQAPQAAREVAREVLARVGLEDKLDAYPSQLSGGQQQRVAIARSLAMRPKLMLFDEVTSALDPELTGEVLKVLESVAKEGMTMILVTHEMGFARRFGSRVVFMHEGRIHEQGPAAAVLAEPKTPELQTFLSAVLH, encoded by the coding sequence ATGTCGCTCGTTGAAATCCACGGGATCAACAAGAGCTACGGCTCGGTCCAGGTGCTGAAGGACGTCTCGCTTGATATCGCCAAGGGCGAGGTCGTCGCGGTGATCGGCCGCTCCGGCTCGGGCAAGAGCACGATGCTCCGCTGCATCAACGGGCTGGAGCCGATCCAGGCCGGGGTGATCCGCGTCGACGGCACGCAGGTCAACGACCCCGCGACCAACCTGCGCAAATTGCGGCAGGAGGTCGGAATCGTCTTCCAGAGCTTCAACCTGTTCCCGCATCTCTCGGTCTGCGACAACATCACGCTCGCGCCGCGCGTCGTGAAGAAGCAGGCCCCGCAGGCCGCCCGCGAAGTCGCGCGCGAGGTGCTCGCCCGCGTCGGGCTGGAGGACAAGCTCGACGCCTATCCCTCGCAGCTCTCGGGCGGCCAGCAGCAGCGCGTCGCGATCGCCCGCTCGCTCGCCATGCGACCGAAGCTGATGCTGTTCGACGAGGTCACCTCCGCGCTCGATCCGGAGCTGACCGGCGAGGTGCTCAAGGTGCTCGAATCCGTTGCGAAGGAGGGCATGACCATGATCCTCGTGACCCACGAGATGGGCTTTGCCCGCCGCTTCGGCTCGCGCGTCGTCTTCATGCATGAGGGCCGCATTCACGAGCAGGGCCCGGCCGCAGCCGTCCTGGCCGAGCCGAAGACGCCGGAGCTCCAGACCTTCCTCAGCGCGGTGCTGCACTGA
- a CDS encoding amino acid ABC transporter permease yields the protein MIREFGLIDVMYLIAAARWTLALTATAFIGASLIGIVIAVARILPFAPLRWLAAAYIHIVQGTPLLVWLFVIFFGLPLAGISVNPWLAAATAFSVYGSAFLGEIWRGALVSIARTQWEAGASLGLSLGEQLRYVIVPQSIRVAIPPTVGFLVQLIKNTSLAAVIGFVELTREGQLTAAGTYKPFAVYITVAAIYFAMCFPLSQWSRSIERKLDVAR from the coding sequence ATGATCCGCGAATTCGGCCTCATCGATGTGATGTACCTGATCGCGGCGGCACGCTGGACGCTGGCGCTGACCGCGACCGCCTTCATCGGCGCGTCGCTGATCGGTATCGTCATCGCCGTCGCCCGCATCCTGCCCTTCGCGCCGCTGCGCTGGCTCGCCGCCGCCTATATCCACATCGTCCAGGGCACGCCGCTGCTGGTCTGGCTGTTCGTGATCTTCTTCGGCCTGCCGCTCGCCGGCATCTCGGTCAATCCATGGCTCGCGGCGGCGACTGCCTTCTCGGTCTATGGCAGCGCTTTCCTCGGCGAGATCTGGCGCGGCGCGCTCGTCTCCATCGCCAGGACGCAATGGGAGGCCGGCGCCTCACTCGGCCTCTCGCTCGGTGAGCAACTGCGCTACGTCATCGTGCCGCAATCGATCCGGGTCGCGATCCCGCCGACGGTCGGCTTCCTCGTCCAGCTCATCAAGAACACCTCGCTCGCGGCGGTGATCGGCTTCGTCGAGCTCACCCGCGAGGGCCAGCTCACGGCGGCAGGCACCTACAAGCCCTTCGCCGTCTACATCACCGTCGCTGCGATCTATTTCGCGATGTGCTTCCCCCTTTCGCAATGGAGCCGCTCGATCGAGCGGAAGCTCGATGTCGCTCGTTGA
- a CDS encoding helix-turn-helix domain-containing protein: MSDLPDAETGDKSSYAAPALEKGLDILELLAEVGEPLSTREIAERLARSKSEIFRMVFVLQQRGYLAREAGTDRLELSRRLFDLGIRTPAGRQLTSIVLPVMERFSEASGQVAHLVVLSRAQTVVLATTSGHLDASVIVRPGYGRPALDANSGLLILAFQSEARRRQLMREASEADRQRLEAAETERIFADIRALGHRVAASRDIMAVTDIACPVIGPGGQAEAAILVPCLQRHGIATDEDAILKALKASCSEAGSQLSL, from the coding sequence ATGAGCGACCTGCCCGACGCTGAGACCGGAGACAAGAGCAGCTACGCGGCACCGGCCCTGGAGAAGGGGCTCGACATCCTCGAACTCCTCGCCGAGGTCGGCGAACCGCTCTCGACGCGCGAGATCGCCGAGCGCCTCGCCCGCTCGAAGAGCGAGATCTTCCGCATGGTCTTCGTGCTGCAGCAGCGCGGCTATCTCGCCCGCGAGGCCGGGACGGATCGACTGGAACTGTCGCGGCGGCTGTTCGACCTGGGCATCCGCACGCCGGCGGGACGACAGCTCACCTCGATCGTGCTGCCGGTGATGGAGCGCTTCAGCGAGGCGAGCGGCCAGGTCGCCCATCTCGTCGTGCTGAGCCGGGCCCAGACCGTGGTGCTGGCGACGACATCCGGTCATCTCGATGCCAGCGTCATCGTCCGGCCGGGCTATGGCCGCCCGGCGCTCGACGCCAATTCCGGCCTGCTGATCCTCGCTTTCCAGAGCGAGGCACGCCGACGCCAGCTCATGCGCGAAGCCTCCGAGGCCGACAGGCAGCGCCTCGAAGCGGCCGAGACAGAGCGGATATTCGCGGACATCCGTGCCCTCGGGCACCGCGTCGCCGCCAGCCGCGACATCATGGCGGTGACCGATATCGCCTGCCCGGTGATCGGGCCCGGCGGGCAGGCGGAAGCCGCGATCCTCGTGCCCTGCCTGCAGCGCCACGGCATTGCGACAGACGAGGACGCGATCCTTAAGGCACTCAAGGCGAGCTGTTCCGAAGCGGGGTCGCAATTGTCGCTGTAG
- a CDS encoding amino acid ABC transporter permease: MKYGLQFRDVFAAWESILDGVWITLLLSAAAMVGGLIIGIACAAARVYGPAWLRRVVGTYVEVIRNTPLLVQLFLIFFGLPSFGVRLDGLTAAIIALVINLGAYTTEIVRAGLEAVPKAQVEAGHSLGLSGLQVFRYVVMFPALKAMFPALASQFVLLMLATSVVSQISVEDLFHAASIVQSRTFRDFEVYTVIGVLYLGLAFAFRGLFAGIYYWAFVRR; encoded by the coding sequence ATGAAATATGGCCTGCAGTTCCGCGATGTCTTCGCCGCCTGGGAATCGATCCTCGACGGCGTCTGGATCACGCTGCTGCTCTCCGCCGCCGCGATGGTCGGTGGCCTGATCATCGGCATCGCCTGCGCCGCCGCCCGCGTCTACGGCCCCGCCTGGCTGCGCCGCGTCGTCGGCACCTATGTCGAGGTCATCCGCAACACCCCGCTGCTGGTACAGCTCTTCCTGATCTTCTTCGGCCTGCCCAGCTTCGGCGTCAGGCTCGACGGGCTGACCGCCGCGATCATCGCGCTGGTCATCAATCTCGGCGCCTACACCACCGAGATCGTCCGCGCTGGGCTGGAGGCCGTGCCGAAGGCCCAGGTCGAGGCCGGCCATTCGCTCGGGCTCTCCGGCCTGCAGGTCTTCCGCTATGTCGTGATGTTCCCGGCGCTGAAGGCGATGTTCCCGGCACTCGCCAGCCAGTTCGTGCTGCTGATGCTGGCGACCAGCGTCGTCTCGCAGATCTCGGTCGAGGACCTGTTCCATGCGGCCTCGATCGTGCAGTCGCGCACCTTCCGCGACTTCGAGGTCTACACAGTCATCGGCGTGCTCTATCTCGGGCTCGCCTTCGCCTTCCGCGGCCTGTTCGCGGGCATCTACTACTGGGCGTTCGTCAGACGATGA
- a CDS encoding MFS transporter — translation MPIALYALTVGAFGIGVTEFVIMGLLLQVSADLGISVPLAGLLMTGYALGVFVGAPVLTIATRTLPRKTTLLVLMAIFTLGNLAAALSPSFGWLMAARIVTALAHGTFFGVGSLVATSLVAPERKASAIALMFTGLTLATLLGVPFGSWLGLAFGWRSTFWAVTAIGLVALVVLAVFVPADRERVVPGSLAEEFKVLARPQVQLGLIMTVLGFGGIFAVFTFIQPILVQLAGFSEAAVSPILLVFGGGLVVGNLLGGRWADRRLAPALIGSIALLTVAMFASGLAFHSQVGAVVAAFVLGAAAFATVAPLQMWVLQQAGGAGQGLASSLNIAAFNLGNAFGAWLGGAVITQGLGYGAIAPVAAVVPLAALGLAVLAVSLERRAARVVPACAT, via the coding sequence ATGCCTATTGCCCTTTATGCCCTCACCGTCGGTGCCTTCGGCATCGGCGTCACCGAATTCGTGATCATGGGCCTGCTGCTGCAGGTCTCCGCCGATCTCGGCATCAGTGTCCCGCTCGCCGGCCTGCTGATGACCGGCTATGCGCTCGGCGTCTTCGTCGGCGCACCGGTGCTGACGATCGCGACCCGCACGCTTCCGCGCAAGACGACGCTGCTCGTGCTGATGGCGATCTTCACCCTCGGCAATCTCGCGGCAGCCTTGAGCCCGAGCTTCGGCTGGCTGATGGCGGCGCGCATCGTTACGGCTTTGGCGCACGGCACCTTCTTCGGCGTCGGCTCGCTCGTCGCCACCAGCCTCGTCGCGCCGGAGCGCAAGGCCTCGGCCATCGCCCTGATGTTCACCGGCCTGACGCTCGCGACGCTGCTCGGCGTACCCTTCGGCTCCTGGCTCGGCCTCGCCTTCGGCTGGCGCTCGACCTTCTGGGCTGTGACCGCGATAGGCCTCGTCGCCCTGGTCGTCCTTGCCGTCTTCGTGCCGGCGGATCGGGAGCGCGTAGTTCCCGGTTCGCTTGCCGAGGAGTTCAAGGTGCTGGCGCGGCCGCAGGTCCAGCTCGGCCTGATCATGACCGTGCTCGGTTTCGGCGGCATCTTCGCGGTCTTCACCTTCATCCAGCCGATCCTCGTCCAGCTCGCCGGTTTCAGCGAGGCGGCGGTCTCGCCGATCCTGCTGGTCTTCGGCGGCGGGCTCGTCGTCGGCAACCTGCTCGGCGGGCGCTGGGCCGATCGCCGGCTGGCCCCGGCGTTGATCGGCTCGATCGCGCTCTTGACCGTCGCGATGTTCGCCTCGGGTCTGGCCTTCCACAGCCAGGTCGGTGCCGTCGTCGCGGCCTTCGTACTCGGCGCCGCCGCCTTCGCCACGGTCGCGCCGCTGCAGATGTGGGTGCTCCAGCAGGCCGGCGGCGCGGGGCAGGGGCTGGCCTCCAGCCTCAACATCGCCGCCTTCAATCTCGGCAACGCCTTCGGCGCCTGGCTCGGCGGCGCGGTGATCACGCAGGGGCTGGGCTATGGCGCGATCGCGCCGGTCGCCGCCGTCGTACCGCTGGCGGCGCTCGGCCTCGCGGTTCTGGCAGTGTCGCTCGAGCGGCGCGCGGCCCGCGTCGTCCCCGCCTGCGCGACCTGA
- a CDS encoding pyridoxal-phosphate dependent enzyme: MIALDDIRAARQRIAPYIRKTPTLPYARTRGSDFGGDVTLKLELLQAAGSFKARGAMNRLLTLSKDELARGVVTASGGNHGLAIARSAHVLGVDATIFLPSNAAPDKIAKLRDWGADVDIVGAIWDDANAAALARSRETGATYAHPFSDPIVVAGQGTLGLDILDDMPDVDVILVAIGGGGLITGLSTAVKALRPQTRIIGIEPVGSPTLHACLAAGRLVALDRLETRVATMSCRQTDQAIYEATARNVDEIVLITDAEMEQAAKSLWFEFGIAADLSGAAALAALQSGRVALSSGEKVCALVCGAGTDGCLPG, from the coding sequence ATGATCGCACTCGACGATATCCGCGCCGCCCGCCAGCGCATCGCGCCTTATATTAGAAAGACGCCGACGCTGCCCTATGCCAGGACGCGCGGCAGCGATTTCGGCGGCGACGTCACGCTGAAGCTGGAACTGTTGCAGGCAGCCGGCTCCTTCAAGGCGCGCGGCGCGATGAACCGCCTCCTGACCCTGTCGAAGGACGAGCTGGCGCGCGGCGTGGTCACGGCGTCGGGCGGCAATCACGGCCTCGCCATCGCCCGCTCGGCCCATGTGCTCGGCGTCGACGCCACGATCTTCCTGCCCTCCAATGCCGCGCCGGACAAGATCGCCAAGCTGCGCGACTGGGGCGCGGACGTCGATATCGTCGGCGCGATCTGGGACGATGCCAATGCCGCCGCGCTCGCCCGTTCCCGTGAAACCGGCGCGACCTACGCCCATCCCTTCAGCGATCCCATCGTGGTCGCCGGGCAGGGCACGCTTGGCCTCGATATCCTCGACGACATGCCGGATGTCGACGTCATCCTCGTCGCCATCGGCGGCGGTGGCTTGATCACCGGCCTCTCGACGGCGGTGAAGGCCCTGCGTCCGCAGACGCGGATCATCGGCATCGAGCCGGTGGGCTCGCCGACGCTTCACGCCTGCCTGGCCGCCGGCCGCCTCGTCGCGCTCGACCGCTTGGAGACCCGCGTCGCCACAATGTCCTGCCGCCAGACCGACCAGGCGATCTATGAGGCGACGGCGCGCAATGTCGACGAGATCGTGCTGATTACCGATGCCGAGATGGAGCAGGCGGCAAAGTCGCTCTGGTTCGAATTCGGCATTGCCGCCGACCTGTCGGGCGCCGCGGCGCTGGCCGCGCTCCAGTCCGGGCGCGTCGCGCTCTCCAGCGGCGAGAAGGTTTGCGCGTTGGTCTGCGGCGCCGGTACGGATGGCTGCCTGCCGGGCTGA